A single Lactuca sativa cultivar Salinas chromosome 8, Lsat_Salinas_v11, whole genome shotgun sequence DNA region contains:
- the LOC111914975 gene encoding serine/threonine-protein kinase STY46 isoform X2, translating into MVTVDNERCDSMSMESKRPSTAAMNNNNNRNHIQKLEVYNEILLRLKESSSDEAKEPGFDDELFAHFNRLPTRYALDVNVERAEDVLMHKRLLSLAHDPANRPVFDVRLVQVSQSSEDSVDCSSPGKQTTQSHPPPAFGSAPNLEALALEANGNNSVNSHIDIPRPMHEITFSTDDKPKLLSQLTSLLAEIGLNIQEAHAFSTVDGYSLDVFVVDGWAFEETEELRDAIERKLSKLEKQSWKDEQDQRGKSCQIDHLRIPNDGTDVWEIDPQFLTLDHKVASGSYGDLYKGTYRSQEVAIKMLKAERIDTDMQQEFAQEVYIMRKIRHKNVVQFIGACTKPSSLCIVTEFMSGGSVYDYLHKQKGTFKLPILLKVAIDISRGMNYLHQNNIIHRDLKCANLLMDENDVVKVADFGVARVKAQTGVMTAETGTYRWMAPEVIEHKPYDLKADVFSFGVVLWELLTGKLPYEFLTPVQAAIGVVQKGLRPTIPKNTQPKLAELLGKCWQKDPALRPDFTEIIDILKKITIEVENAEDRRTEKGSGRFLSLLRRGHH; encoded by the exons ATGGTGACGGTGGATAACGAGCGCTGTGATAGTATGAGTATGGAATCGAAGCGGCCGTCCACGGCGGCGATGAATAATAACAATAACCGGAATCATATACAAAAGCTAGAGGTTTACAATGAGATTCTTCTGCGACTCAAAGAATCGAGCAGCGATGAAGCCAAAGAACCTGGTTTTGATGACGAGCTCTTTGCGCACTTCAATCGTCTTCCGACCAG GTATGCACTTGATGTAAATGTCGAAAGGGCAGAAGATGTACTCATGCACAAGAGATTGCTGAGTTTAGCACATGATCCTGCTAATCGGCCTGTATTCGATGTTCGCCTTGTTCAG GTTTCTCAGAGTTCAGAAGATTCAGTTGATTGCAGCTCACCTGGGAAGCAGACAACCCAAAG TCATCCACCACCTGCCTTTGGTTCAGCACCTAATCTTGAAGCCCTTGCACTTGAAGCAAATGGAAATAATTCTGTAAATAGTCACATAGACATTCCCAG GCCAATGCATGAAATCACCTTTTCAACAGATGACAAACCAAAGCTTCTGAGTCAG TTGACAAGCTTACTGGCTGAAATAGGACTAAATATCCAGGAAGCACATGCTTTTTCTACTGTAGATGGCTACTCATTAGATGTCTTTGTTGTTGATGGATGGGCATTTGAG GAAACTGAAGAACTCCGAGATGCAATAGAAAGAAAACTTTCTAAGCTTGAG AAACAGTCTTGGAAAGATGAGCAAGACCAAAGAGGAAAAAGTTGCCAAATTGATCACTTAAGAATACCAAATGATGGAACAGATGTATGGGAAATTGATCCTCAGTTTCTGACCCTTGATCACAAAGTTGCATCTGGATCTTATGGTGATCT ATATAAAGGTACATATCGTAGTCAAGAGGTGGCTATAAAGATGCTTAAGGCTGAGCGTATAGACACAGATATGCAACAAGAATTTGCCCAAGAAGTTTATATCATGAG GAAAATCCGACATAAGAATGTTGTGCAGTTTATTGGAGCATGTACTAAACCATCAAGCTTGTGCATTGTAACTG AATTCATGAGTGGGGGAAGTGTGTATGATTATTTGCACAAACAAAAGGGTACATTTAAGCTTCCAATATTACTCAAAGTTGCAATTGATATATCAAGGGGGATGAACTACCTGCATCAGAACAATATTATACACAGGGACCTCAAGTGTGCAAATCTTCTCATGGATGAAAATGAT GTCGTTAAGGTGGCTGATTTTGGAGTCGCAAGAGTGAAGGCTCAGACAGGTGTCATGACAGCAGAAACCGGGACATATAGATGGATGGCTCCCGAG GTTATTGAACACAAGCCGTATGATCTCAAGGCAGATGTTTTCAGTTTTGGGGTTGTTTTGTGGGAGTTGCTCACTGGaaag CTTCCATACGAGTTCTTGACCCCAGTCCAGGCAGCTATTGGAGTAGTTCAAAAG GGCTTAAGGCCTACTATACCCAAGAACACTCAACCAAAGCTCGCAGAATTGCTAGGGAAATGCTGGCAAAAAGATCCAGCTTTAAGACCAGATTTCACTGAGATCATAGATATTCTCAAGAAAATAACTATTGAA GTTGAAAATGCGGAGGACAGGCGGACAGAAAAGGGATCGGGTCGATTCCTATCGCTACTTAGGCGGGGCCATCATTAA
- the LOC111914975 gene encoding serine/threonine-protein kinase STY46 isoform X1 — MVTVDNERCDSMSMESKRPSTAAMNNNNNRNHIQKLEVYNEILLRLKESSSDEAKEPGFDDELFAHFNRLPTRYALDVNVERAEDVLMHKRLLSLAHDPANRPVFDVRLVQVSQSSEDSVDCSSPGKQTTQSSHPPPAFGSAPNLEALALEANGNNSVNSHIDIPRPMHEITFSTDDKPKLLSQLTSLLAEIGLNIQEAHAFSTVDGYSLDVFVVDGWAFEETEELRDAIERKLSKLEKQSWKDEQDQRGKSCQIDHLRIPNDGTDVWEIDPQFLTLDHKVASGSYGDLYKGTYRSQEVAIKMLKAERIDTDMQQEFAQEVYIMRKIRHKNVVQFIGACTKPSSLCIVTEFMSGGSVYDYLHKQKGTFKLPILLKVAIDISRGMNYLHQNNIIHRDLKCANLLMDENDVVKVADFGVARVKAQTGVMTAETGTYRWMAPEVIEHKPYDLKADVFSFGVVLWELLTGKLPYEFLTPVQAAIGVVQKGLRPTIPKNTQPKLAELLGKCWQKDPALRPDFTEIIDILKKITIEVENAEDRRTEKGSGRFLSLLRRGHH; from the exons ATGGTGACGGTGGATAACGAGCGCTGTGATAGTATGAGTATGGAATCGAAGCGGCCGTCCACGGCGGCGATGAATAATAACAATAACCGGAATCATATACAAAAGCTAGAGGTTTACAATGAGATTCTTCTGCGACTCAAAGAATCGAGCAGCGATGAAGCCAAAGAACCTGGTTTTGATGACGAGCTCTTTGCGCACTTCAATCGTCTTCCGACCAG GTATGCACTTGATGTAAATGTCGAAAGGGCAGAAGATGTACTCATGCACAAGAGATTGCTGAGTTTAGCACATGATCCTGCTAATCGGCCTGTATTCGATGTTCGCCTTGTTCAG GTTTCTCAGAGTTCAGAAGATTCAGTTGATTGCAGCTCACCTGGGAAGCAGACAACCCAAAG CAGTCATCCACCACCTGCCTTTGGTTCAGCACCTAATCTTGAAGCCCTTGCACTTGAAGCAAATGGAAATAATTCTGTAAATAGTCACATAGACATTCCCAG GCCAATGCATGAAATCACCTTTTCAACAGATGACAAACCAAAGCTTCTGAGTCAG TTGACAAGCTTACTGGCTGAAATAGGACTAAATATCCAGGAAGCACATGCTTTTTCTACTGTAGATGGCTACTCATTAGATGTCTTTGTTGTTGATGGATGGGCATTTGAG GAAACTGAAGAACTCCGAGATGCAATAGAAAGAAAACTTTCTAAGCTTGAG AAACAGTCTTGGAAAGATGAGCAAGACCAAAGAGGAAAAAGTTGCCAAATTGATCACTTAAGAATACCAAATGATGGAACAGATGTATGGGAAATTGATCCTCAGTTTCTGACCCTTGATCACAAAGTTGCATCTGGATCTTATGGTGATCT ATATAAAGGTACATATCGTAGTCAAGAGGTGGCTATAAAGATGCTTAAGGCTGAGCGTATAGACACAGATATGCAACAAGAATTTGCCCAAGAAGTTTATATCATGAG GAAAATCCGACATAAGAATGTTGTGCAGTTTATTGGAGCATGTACTAAACCATCAAGCTTGTGCATTGTAACTG AATTCATGAGTGGGGGAAGTGTGTATGATTATTTGCACAAACAAAAGGGTACATTTAAGCTTCCAATATTACTCAAAGTTGCAATTGATATATCAAGGGGGATGAACTACCTGCATCAGAACAATATTATACACAGGGACCTCAAGTGTGCAAATCTTCTCATGGATGAAAATGAT GTCGTTAAGGTGGCTGATTTTGGAGTCGCAAGAGTGAAGGCTCAGACAGGTGTCATGACAGCAGAAACCGGGACATATAGATGGATGGCTCCCGAG GTTATTGAACACAAGCCGTATGATCTCAAGGCAGATGTTTTCAGTTTTGGGGTTGTTTTGTGGGAGTTGCTCACTGGaaag CTTCCATACGAGTTCTTGACCCCAGTCCAGGCAGCTATTGGAGTAGTTCAAAAG GGCTTAAGGCCTACTATACCCAAGAACACTCAACCAAAGCTCGCAGAATTGCTAGGGAAATGCTGGCAAAAAGATCCAGCTTTAAGACCAGATTTCACTGAGATCATAGATATTCTCAAGAAAATAACTATTGAA GTTGAAAATGCGGAGGACAGGCGGACAGAAAAGGGATCGGGTCGATTCCTATCGCTACTTAGGCGGGGCCATCATTAA